A genomic region of Leptolyngbya sp. NIES-2104 contains the following coding sequences:
- a CDS encoding UPF0175 family protein: MSVVISEEILQAAQLSPNEFRQEIAIHLFQTGRLSLGYASRLAEMTTVEFRNLLKKHNVPLYSYDVEDFELDLKNLRELGRL, translated from the coding sequence ATGAGCGTCGTTATTTCTGAGGAAATCTTGCAAGCCGCTCAGCTTAGCCCGAATGAGTTTCGTCAAGAAATAGCAATTCATCTGTTTCAAACTGGGCGGTTATCGTTGGGGTATGCGAGTCGGTTAGCTGAGATGACAACCGTAGAGTTCCGCAATTTGCTTAAAAAACACAATGTTCCTCTTTACTCCTATGATGTTGAGGATTTTGAATTAGATTTGAAAAACTTGCGGGAGTTGGGACGGCTGTGA